A part of Yoonia rosea genomic DNA contains:
- the rimO gene encoding 30S ribosomal protein S12 methylthiotransferase RimO, with amino-acid sequence MTQNPPNLRPDLAPKARLTDTPRAGQPTIGMVSLGCPKALVDSERILTRLRAEGYAISPDYAGAEAVIVNTCGFLDSAKAESLDAIGEALKENGKVIVTGCLGAEPDYIREHHPQILAVTGPHQYEQVLDAVHGVVPPAPDPFIDLLPASGVSLTPRHYSYLKISEGCNHKCKFCIIPDMRGRLASRPAHAVLREAEKLVEAGVKELLVISQDTSAYGLDRKYDLNPWKDGEVRSHITDLTRELGQLGAWVRLHYVYPYPHVRDLIPIMADPANGVLPYLDIPFQHSHPDVLRRMARPAAGAKTLDEIAAWRTECPDITLRSTFIVGYPGETEAEFQHLLDWLDEAQLDRVGCFQYENVAGARSNALPDHVASEVKQDRWDRFMEKAQAISAAKLEAKVGRTLEVIVDDIDEDGIATCRTWADAPEIDGNLFIDEGAEGLAVGDVVKVAVEEAGEYDLWGALSE; translated from the coding sequence ATGACACAGAACCCGCCAAACCTCCGCCCAGACCTCGCCCCCAAGGCGCGCCTCACCGATACCCCCCGCGCGGGCCAGCCGACGATCGGTATGGTCAGCCTTGGCTGCCCCAAGGCATTGGTTGATAGCGAACGCATCCTCACCCGCCTGCGTGCCGAAGGTTACGCCATCAGCCCTGATTATGCGGGGGCCGAGGCCGTGATCGTCAACACCTGCGGGTTTCTGGATAGCGCCAAGGCCGAAAGCCTTGATGCGATTGGCGAGGCGCTCAAGGAAAACGGCAAGGTCATCGTCACCGGCTGTCTGGGGGCCGAACCCGATTACATCCGCGAACACCACCCGCAAATTCTGGCAGTCACCGGCCCGCATCAATACGAACAAGTGCTCGATGCTGTGCATGGCGTGGTGCCGCCCGCGCCCGACCCGTTCATTGACCTGCTGCCTGCCAGCGGGGTGAGCCTGACACCGCGCCACTACAGCTATCTAAAGATTTCCGAAGGCTGTAACCACAAATGCAAATTCTGCATCATCCCCGATATGCGCGGACGGCTGGCATCGCGCCCGGCCCATGCGGTGCTGCGCGAGGCGGAAAAGCTGGTCGAGGCCGGCGTGAAGGAACTGCTCGTCATCTCACAGGACACATCCGCCTACGGGCTGGACCGCAAGTATGATCTGAACCCGTGGAAAGACGGCGAGGTGCGCAGCCATATTACCGACCTGACCCGCGAGTTGGGGCAACTGGGGGCATGGGTGCGCCTGCACTACGTCTACCCCTACCCGCATGTGCGCGATCTGATCCCCATTATGGCCGACCCCGCCAACGGTGTGCTGCCCTATCTGGATATCCCGTTCCAGCACAGCCACCCCGATGTGCTGCGGCGCATGGCGCGGCCTGCGGCAGGGGCAAAGACGCTGGACGAGATCGCCGCATGGCGGACAGAATGCCCCGATATCACCCTGCGTTCGACCTTTATCGTCGGCTATCCGGGTGAAACCGAGGCCGAATTCCAGCACCTGCTGGACTGGCTGGACGAAGCACAACTCGACCGCGTGGGCTGCTTCCAATACGAAAACGTGGCCGGTGCGCGCTCCAACGCTCTGCCCGACCATGTGGCGTCCGAGGTCAAACAGGACCGCTGGGACAGGTTCATGGAAAAGGCGCAGGCGATCTCGGCGGCGAAACTGGAAGCTAAAGTGGGCCGCACGCTTGAAGTGATCGTGGACGACATCGACGAAGACGGCATCGCCACCTGCCGCACATGGGCGGATGCGCCGGAGATCGACGGGAACCTGTTTATTGATGAAGGGGCCGAGGGGTTGGCCGTGGGGGATGTGGTCAAGGTCGCGGTTGAGGAAGCGGGGGAGTATGACTTGTGGGGGGCTTTAAGCGAATAG
- the trhA gene encoding PAQR family membrane homeostasis protein TrhA, whose product MYPTYARSERIADGTMHAVGVLGAITGAIVLIVWSLGTATPGQIAAICVYGATLIATFVASAFYHMTPWEGIRPLLRRFDHAAIYLKIAGTYTPLVVMIGSGFAYVILAIVWGLAVIGMTLKLFFWQTPGRFGPALYLIMGWLSLALVWSLWPVVPASVMVLIAIGGLLYTAGVPFYASETLKFSTAIWHGFVVTASGCFFAAITIAMATLT is encoded by the coding sequence ATGTATCCCACCTACGCCCGCTCGGAACGTATCGCTGATGGCACAATGCATGCGGTGGGCGTGTTGGGTGCGATCACAGGGGCCATTGTGCTGATCGTCTGGTCGCTTGGCACAGCAACGCCCGGACAGATTGCTGCGATTTGCGTCTACGGCGCCACGCTTATCGCCACATTCGTCGCCTCGGCCTTTTATCATATGACCCCGTGGGAAGGGATCCGCCCGCTCCTGCGCCGCTTTGATCACGCCGCCATCTATCTCAAGATTGCCGGCACCTATACGCCGCTTGTCGTGATGATCGGCAGCGGCTTTGCTTATGTGATCCTCGCGATCGTGTGGGGGCTGGCTGTGATTGGCATGACACTCAAACTCTTTTTCTGGCAAACGCCGGGGCGGTTCGGGCCGGCGCTCTACCTGATCATGGGCTGGCTGAGCCTTGCCCTTGTCTGGTCGCTCTGGCCCGTCGTACCTGCATCCGTGATGGTACTGATCGCTATCGGCGGTTTGCTCTACACAGCGGGCGTCCCCTTCTATGCCAGCGAAACGCTGAAGTTTTCGACGGCGATCTGGCACGGTTTTGTTGTGACCGCGTCAGGGTGTTTCTTTGCCGCCATCACAATTGCCATGGCGACACTGACCTAA
- a CDS encoding diacylglycerol kinase yields the protein MWQQVLRVRQRAIWSWDGFAHVYKTEGSLSQWLVANLVFGVLAFLLPLSAGERGMLLMGGIIVLAAECMNTAIERVVDDISTEKRDAARQAKDCGSAAVAVTAIGVGVAWVCVIVGLLW from the coding sequence ATGTGGCAACAGGTTTTGCGGGTCAGGCAACGGGCAATCTGGTCTTGGGACGGATTTGCCCATGTGTACAAAACAGAAGGGTCGTTATCGCAATGGCTCGTGGCGAATCTGGTCTTTGGTGTGCTGGCATTCCTATTGCCGCTTTCGGCGGGCGAACGGGGGATGCTGTTGATGGGCGGGATCATCGTACTGGCCGCCGAATGTATGAACACTGCGATCGAACGTGTTGTGGATGATATCAGCACAGAAAAACGCGACGCTGCGCGGCAGGCCAAGGATTGTGGGTCGGCGGCTGTGGCGGTGACGGCTATCGGGGTTGGTGTTGCCTGGGTCTGTGTGATCGTGGGCCTCTTGTGGTAG
- a CDS encoding DUF6455 family protein has translation MQTLGDAREHFWRVIKMADACEVDLSTALDENRINIDEYADMITSCRGCTQVGKCDRLLADAPKLDHAPDYCENRDMFAVLRQD, from the coding sequence ATGCAAACCTTGGGCGACGCACGCGAACATTTCTGGCGTGTCATCAAAATGGCCGATGCCTGTGAGGTCGATCTGTCGACCGCGCTGGATGAAAACAGGATCAACATCGACGAATACGCCGATATGATCACCAGTTGCCGAGGGTGCACACAGGTCGGAAAATGCGACCGTCTGCTGGCGGATGCACCAAAGTTGGACCACGCCCCCGACTATTGTGAAAATCGCGACATGTTTGCAGTGCTGCGGCAGGATTGA
- a CDS encoding class II histone deacetylase — MTTGFFWDERCFWHGGGNYAGMLPVGGLVQPLDGGLPESPETKRRLKNLIEVTGLAKDLAMQGATPATHEDLLRIHPAHYLDEFKALSDAGGGELGRRTPFGPGGYEVAALSAGLAKAALAAVLRGELTNAYSLSRPPGHHCLPDYPNGFCLLNNIGIAIEAAKAAGLASRFAVLDWDVHHGNGTEAVFYDRADVLTVSLHQERNYPMDTGAFTDRGTGAGKGYNLNIPLPPGTGHAGYLAAMERLALPAIRDFAPDVLIIACGFDAAANDPLGRMLATAETFQMMTAQVMALAGDVCDGKLVMVHEGGYSETYVPFCGHNVLQEMSGSKVTAPDPFAEVFPLRQPDARFDAFVDNWLAEMKAVL, encoded by the coding sequence ATGACCACAGGTTTCTTTTGGGACGAACGCTGTTTCTGGCACGGGGGCGGCAACTACGCTGGCATGCTGCCTGTGGGTGGGCTGGTGCAACCGCTGGACGGCGGCCTGCCCGAAAGCCCCGAAACCAAACGCCGCCTGAAGAACCTGATCGAGGTCACAGGGCTGGCCAAAGACCTCGCCATGCAAGGTGCCACGCCTGCCACGCACGAAGACCTGCTGCGCATTCATCCTGCGCATTACCTTGATGAATTCAAAGCCCTCTCCGACGCAGGCGGCGGCGAACTCGGGCGCCGCACGCCCTTTGGTCCCGGCGGCTATGAAGTGGCGGCGCTGTCCGCAGGCCTCGCGAAAGCCGCCCTTGCCGCCGTGCTGCGCGGTGAACTTACCAACGCCTATTCCCTCTCGCGCCCGCCCGGCCACCACTGCCTGCCGGACTATCCCAACGGGTTCTGCCTGCTCAACAATATCGGGATCGCGATCGAGGCTGCAAAGGCGGCAGGGCTGGCAAGCCGCTTTGCCGTGCTCGATTGGGACGTACACCATGGCAACGGGACTGAGGCGGTCTTCTACGACCGCGCCGACGTACTCACCGTGTCGCTCCATCAGGAGCGCAACTACCCTATGGACACAGGCGCCTTTACCGACCGTGGCACAGGTGCGGGCAAAGGCTATAACCTCAACATCCCCCTTCCCCCCGGCACAGGGCACGCGGGCTATCTGGCCGCGATGGAGCGCCTCGCCCTGCCCGCCATCCGCGATTTCGCGCCGGATGTGCTGATCATCGCCTGCGGTTTTGATGCCGCGGCGAACGACCCGCTGGGCCGGATGCTGGCCACTGCCGAAACTTTCCAGATGATGACAGCCCAAGTCATGGCGCTTGCGGGTGATGTCTGCGACGGCAAACTGGTGATGGTCCACGAGGGTGGCTATTCGGAAACCTATGTCCCCTTCTGCGGCCACAACGTCTTACAGGAAATGTCCGGCAGCAAAGTCACCGCCCCCGACCCCTTCGCCGAGGTCTTCCCCCTGCGCCAGCCGGATGCACGGTTTGATGCGTTCGTGGACAATTGGCTGGCCGAGATGAAAGCCGTACTCTAG
- a CDS encoding M48 family metallopeptidase → MRFLPLVLCAVISACSPVLVEAPPPQPVVQAAAPVAPRLSQRQAVENFDFVVRRVKPVAEQFCRRSGQQSNCDFQIVIDTRAERGVNAFQTLDRAGRPVIGFTVPLIAEARNRDELAFVMAHEAAHHIRGHIARQQQNAAVGGLLVGALAGALGAADIESAQRIGATVGARTYSKEFELEADALGTRIAAAAGFDPLRGAEFFFRIPDPGDRFLGTHPPNADRVRTVQRVAAGL, encoded by the coding sequence ATCCGTTTTTTGCCCCTTGTTCTTTGCGCGGTTATCAGCGCCTGTTCCCCGGTGCTGGTCGAGGCGCCACCACCACAGCCGGTGGTGCAAGCGGCCGCACCGGTAGCGCCGCGCCTGTCCCAGCGGCAAGCGGTCGAGAATTTCGACTTTGTCGTGCGCCGCGTAAAACCGGTGGCCGAGCAATTTTGCCGCAGAAGCGGACAGCAATCCAATTGCGATTTTCAGATCGTCATAGATACCCGTGCAGAACGCGGGGTGAATGCGTTTCAGACCCTCGACCGCGCAGGGCGTCCGGTGATCGGCTTTACGGTGCCGTTGATTGCCGAGGCACGTAACCGCGATGAGCTGGCCTTTGTTATGGCGCATGAGGCGGCACACCATATTCGCGGGCATATTGCGCGCCAGCAGCAGAACGCTGCTGTCGGCGGGCTCTTGGTGGGTGCTTTGGCCGGTGCGCTGGGTGCTGCGGATATCGAGAGCGCTCAACGGATCGGGGCCACTGTGGGGGCGCGGACCTATTCGAAGGAGTTCGAGTTGGAGGCTGATGCGCTGGGCACGCGGATCGCGGCGGCGGCTGGATTTGATCCGCTGCGGGGGGCAGAGTTCTTCTTCCGCATTCCTGATCCGGGAGATCGTTTTCTGGGTACGCACCCGCCCAACGCAGACCGCGTACGCACCGTGCAAAGGGTCGCGGCAGGGCTTTAG
- a CDS encoding YigZ family protein, whose protein sequence is MRIIENALSDRGSKYAVAGGPVSSADEARAFVKTLCRRKKFAKATHNTWAVLLPDGPLKNDDGESGAGMVILRMLEREGLEGHIIVVTRWFGGVKLGGDRFRRVQDAVRVYLDAMGVSG, encoded by the coding sequence CTGAGGATCATCGAAAATGCACTGAGCGACCGCGGCTCGAAATACGCGGTCGCAGGTGGTCCTGTTTCGTCAGCGGACGAGGCACGCGCTTTTGTCAAAACGCTGTGCCGCCGCAAGAAATTCGCCAAAGCGACCCATAACACATGGGCGGTTTTGCTGCCCGACGGCCCCCTGAAAAATGACGACGGCGAAAGCGGCGCAGGCATGGTCATCCTGCGGATGCTGGAGCGCGAGGGGCTGGAAGGCCACATCATCGTGGTGACACGGTGGTTTGGCGGCGTGAAGCTGGGCGGTGACCGGTTCCGCCGCGTGCAGGACGCGGTGAGGGTTTATCTGGACGCGATGGGGGTGTCGGGGTGA
- the ppk2 gene encoding polyphosphate kinase 2 translates to MINADPKQPVRRREASLPKMARRPYEAEKAELQAELLKVQLWAQETGQRFVLLFEGRDAAGKGGTIKRFTEHLNPRAARVVALNKPTDEERGQWYFQRYIAHLPTSGEMVLYDRSWYNRAGVERVMGFCKPEEYLEFMRQTPELERMLTRSGIRLYKYWFSVTQAEQKRRFDARETDPLKQWKLSPIDKASLDKWADYTEAKEAMFFYTDTADAPWTVVKSNDKKRARLNCMRHFLSTLDYPGKDHTIAQAPQPEIVGSAQKVIHRAEHILGTALHPDTRKVKA, encoded by the coding sequence GTGATAAACGCCGATCCCAAACAGCCTGTACGCCGCAGAGAAGCAAGCCTGCCGAAAATGGCCCGCCGGCCCTATGAGGCGGAAAAGGCGGAACTACAGGCCGAGCTTTTGAAGGTCCAGCTTTGGGCGCAAGAGACCGGTCAGCGCTTTGTGCTGTTGTTTGAAGGGCGTGACGCCGCCGGTAAGGGCGGCACGATCAAGCGCTTCACCGAACACCTCAACCCCCGTGCCGCCCGCGTCGTGGCGCTGAACAAACCCACCGACGAGGAACGCGGCCAATGGTATTTCCAGCGCTACATCGCACACCTGCCCACCTCGGGCGAGATGGTGCTTTATGACCGCAGCTGGTACAATCGTGCGGGCGTGGAAAGGGTGATGGGGTTCTGCAAACCCGAAGAATACCTTGAATTCATGCGCCAGACGCCCGAGCTGGAACGGATGCTCACCCGTTCGGGTATCCGCCTTTACAAATACTGGTTCTCAGTCACGCAGGCCGAACAGAAACGGCGCTTTGACGCGCGTGAGACCGACCCGCTCAAGCAATGGAAACTGTCCCCGATCGACAAGGCAAGCCTTGATAAATGGGCGGATTATACCGAAGCGAAAGAGGCGATGTTCTTCTATACCGACACCGCCGACGCGCCATGGACCGTGGTGAAATCCAATGACAAGAAACGCGCGCGCCTCAATTGCATGCGGCATTTTCTGTCAACGCTGGATTACCCCGGCAAGGATCACACAATCGCCCAAGCCCCCCAGCCCGAGATTGTCGGCAGTGCGCAAAAGGTGATCCATCGTGCAGAGCATATTCTGGGCACCGCGCTGCATCCGGACACGCGCAAGGTAAAGGCCTGA